In Candidatus Thorarchaeota archaeon, one genomic interval encodes:
- a CDS encoding WD40 repeat domain-containing protein, translating to MNDVGRLLAAGMQDRTIRIMSADDCEEVQSLQDDYLCTSLAFSPRGDIIASGSVERVVKLWDIKTGECLTTFEGHEYPVLSLSFSPGGDRLVSSSGDTTLIVWDIDNREKIHQMDGHTLYVLSCDWDPGGNRIVSGGVDALMCIWDANSGEKIQTIEQHRTAVHKVRFSPSGETLASGSSDLTIKLWKGNPKIELDETLRGHSAEVRALAFSSDGEYLVSGSSDKEILVWSMDDRIIKGDTSTEGEIDGLEWYPNETAFLSSDGTGAIIRWNLKLLRAVISPFEELLEEIKADEDGSRRDELIEKFRNLQSRYDEETLKAKRVFYAVWKCKRALGLLKGKPRKR from the coding sequence ATGAACGATGTTGGGCGGTTGCTTGCTGCTGGAATGCAGGATCGCACAATACGAATAATGTCTGCTGATGATTGTGAAGAGGTTCAATCGCTGCAAGACGACTATCTGTGTACGTCTCTTGCTTTCAGTCCACGGGGTGATATCATTGCTTCTGGTTCGGTTGAGCGGGTCGTCAAGCTCTGGGATATCAAGACGGGAGAGTGTCTAACAACATTTGAAGGTCACGAGTACCCGGTGCTTTCTCTTTCCTTTTCACCGGGCGGAGATCGGCTTGTTTCAAGCAGTGGTGATACAACACTTATCGTATGGGATATTGATAATCGCGAGAAGATCCATCAGATGGATGGTCACACTCTCTACGTGCTTTCATGTGATTGGGATCCTGGTGGTAACAGAATTGTCTCGGGGGGTGTTGATGCACTTATGTGTATATGGGATGCGAACAGTGGTGAGAAAATCCAGACGATTGAACAGCATAGGACTGCAGTGCATAAAGTCCGTTTCTCACCTAGTGGAGAAACTCTGGCTTCTGGAAGTTCTGATTTGACAATCAAGCTTTGGAAAGGGAATCCCAAAATAGAGCTTGATGAAACTCTTCGAGGGCATTCGGCTGAAGTTCGGGCTTTAGCGTTCAGTTCTGACGGGGAGTATCTGGTTTCTGGTTCAAGTGATAAGGAGATCCTTGTTTGGTCAATGGACGATCGTATCATCAAAGGTGATACTTCAACAGAAGGAGAAATTGACGGTCTTGAGTGGTATCCGAATGAGACGGCGTTCTTGAGTTCAGATGGTACCGGGGCTATTATTCGATGGAACCTTAAATTGCTACGTGCGGTTATTAGTCCCTTTGAGGAGTTGCTAGAAGAAATCAAGGCTGATGAGGATGGAAGTAGAAGGGATGAACTGATTGAGAAGTTTAGGAATCTACAATCCCGGTATGATGAAGAAACATTGAAGGCCAAGCGTGTCTTTTACGCTGTTTGGAAATGTAAAAGAGCTCTAGGTCTGCTGAAGGGCAAACCCCGTAAACGCTGA
- a CDS encoding GTP-binding protein, with protein MSHMPAEYRFKTVMLGDGAVGKTALTIRYTQERFESDYKHTIGSDFAIKRTKLPERDSNVTLQIWDLAGQPRYSVVREGFYRGARGGLMVYDVTRRRTFLNIKNWKNECFKAIGHPIPMIVVANKVDLEESRVVGTEEGKEYANELGFLYVESSALTGENVEKAYTDLCRLMVDSVKKKDDEAI; from the coding sequence ATGAGTCACATGCCTGCAGAATACCGATTCAAAACCGTCATGCTAGGAGATGGTGCAGTGGGGAAAACGGCACTTACTATCCGCTACACCCAAGAACGCTTTGAATCCGACTATAAGCACACCATCGGCAGTGATTTTGCTATAAAAAGAACTAAACTTCCCGAGAGAGATAGCAATGTAACGCTTCAAATTTGGGACCTTGCCGGTCAACCACGATACTCGGTCGTGCGAGAAGGATTTTACAGAGGGGCAAGAGGAGGCCTAATGGTCTACGATGTCACTCGACGGCGTACTTTCTTGAATATAAAGAACTGGAAGAACGAGTGTTTTAAGGCTATAGGACATCCAATACCGATGATTGTTGTTGCAAACAAAGTGGACCTTGAAGAAAGCAGAGTCGTTGGTACTGAAGAGGGGAAAGAATATGCCAATGAGTTGGGATTTCTCTATGTTGAATCTAGTGCGTTGACAGGCGAGAATGTAGAAAAGGCCTATACTGATCTTTGTAGGCTTATGGTCGACAGTGTGAAAAAGAAGGACGACGAAGCAATATAG
- a CDS encoding GTP-binding protein has protein sequence MVKAVFKVVLMGDGSVGKTSLRRTYMGEGFKANYNITIGADFAVKKMQLEAGHDVRIQIWDLAGQEHFRNVRSTFYRGTMGALAVYSVVERLSFDHIPEWVDECFENAGKKIPIVLIGNKIDLREKFEGNPSMQEAMVTTDEGESLAERISDNNGIHTSFIETSAKTGANVDAAFLELAIKILESGDMM, from the coding sequence ATGGTCAAGGCAGTATTCAAAGTTGTGTTAATGGGAGACGGATCAGTAGGAAAGACAAGTCTACGGCGTACGTACATGGGTGAAGGCTTCAAAGCAAACTACAACATAACCATAGGTGCGGATTTCGCAGTAAAGAAGATGCAACTCGAAGCTGGCCATGATGTGCGTATACAAATATGGGACCTTGCGGGGCAGGAACACTTCAGAAACGTACGTTCAACATTCTACCGGGGAACCATGGGGGCGCTCGCAGTCTATTCGGTTGTAGAACGGTTATCTTTCGATCATATTCCTGAATGGGTAGACGAATGCTTTGAGAACGCCGGCAAGAAAATTCCTATCGTGCTGATTGGCAATAAGATTGACCTGCGCGAGAAATTTGAGGGTAACCCTTCCATGCAGGAAGCCATGGTCACGACTGATGAAGGCGAATCTCTAGCCGAACGGATTTCAGACAACAATGGTATTCATACATCTTTCATAGAGACTTCCGCAAAAACAGGTGCCAATGTAGACGCTGCTTTTCTGGAGCTTGCTATCAAGATTCTTGAAAGCGGCGATATGATGTAA